Proteins found in one Clostridia bacterium genomic segment:
- a CDS encoding MarR family transcriptional regulator, which yields MPDYSGALNDVLVKLFNRILSIEERVINQAYAGGLTITEIHVLEAVGADRWRSMSEIAARLGITLGTLTTSMNRLERKGYVTRVRPDQDRRVVLVGLTPNGLDAYRFHEVFHSEMVAAILHDLSPDDQVATLGAAQKLYEFFLKVEPCDIVR from the coding sequence ATGCCGGATTACTCTGGCGCTCTCAACGACGTCTTGGTGAAGTTGTTCAATAGGATCCTGTCCATCGAAGAGAGAGTCATCAACCAGGCCTACGCAGGAGGACTCACCATAACCGAGATTCACGTGCTGGAGGCAGTGGGAGCGGATCGCTGGAGGTCAATGTCGGAGATCGCCGCAAGGCTCGGCATAACTCTGGGGACTCTCACGACCTCCATGAACCGTCTTGAGCGCAAGGGGTATGTCACTCGGGTGAGGCCTGATCAAGATCGGCGGGTCGTTCTCGTCGGCCTAACCCCGAATGGTCTTGATGCGTATCGGTTCCATGAGGTGTTCCATTCGGAGATGGTCGCCGCGATCCTGCATGACCTGAGCCCCGATGACCAGGTCGCGACTTTAGGGGCGGCACAGAAGTTGTACGAGTTCTTCCTTAAGGTGGAGCCTTGCGATATAGTTCGTTAG